In one window of Solanum pennellii chromosome 2, SPENNV200 DNA:
- the LOC107010398 gene encoding probable WRKY transcription factor 14, which translates to MENNNYQGDLADIFRGGNNNTTSGESSSTNNTIIPIPDGWTQFPYSATEEPTCVQDFGDPFCNLRDPLFHDLDMLQATPTEDNNNNNNNNSVFGDSRKRGNNMFSRMLQISPTNKLAMSVQNHDAINSSKTCLIENSALQISSPRNTGIKRRKSQAKKVVCIPAAAPANSRQGGEVVPSDLWAWRKYGQKPIKGSPYPRGYYRCSSSKGCSARKQVERSRTDPNMLVITYTSEHNHPWPTQRNALAGSTRSQPNNSKHTIIPNNPQSQTDTDDQQKDNAVSISKVKEEVAEEEAVHNHKLVEMRDDEEFSKDSYQPIMLPDSSNQCHEDFFADLVELEADPLNLLFAKTLSGDINDSRPKEDIESFNMYDWSKDGNTSNNNNKPDTL; encoded by the exons ATGgagaataataattatcaagGTGATTTAGCTGATATATTCCGAGGTGGAAATAACAATACAACTTCCGGTGAATCATCATCAACTAATAATACGATTATTCCTATTCCTGACGGATGGACGCAGTTCCCTTATTCCGCTACTGAAGAACCAACATGTGTTCAAGATTTTGGAGATCCGTTTTGTAACTTGAGAGATCCACTCTTTCATGATCTTGATATGTTGCAGGCCACACCTACTGaagataataacaataataataataataatagtgttTTCGGAGATTCGAGAAAACGAGGCAATAATATGTTTTCAAGGATGCTTCAGATCTCTCCTACAAACAAGTTGGCTATGTCAGTACAAAATCATGATgctattaattcatcaaaaactTGCTTAATAGAAAACTCTGCCTTACAGATCTCATCTCCGCGAAATACGGGTATCAAAAGAAG AAAGAGTCAGGCGAAAAAAGTGGTGTGTATACCAGCAGCAGCACCAGCAAACAGCCGGCAAGGGGGAGAAGTTGTTCCATCTGATTTATGGGCATGGAGAAAGTATGGTCAGAAGCCAATCAAAGGCTCCCCTTACCCAAG GGGTTACTATAGGTGCAGTAGTTCAAAGGGATGTTCAGCAAGGAAACAAGTGGAAAGGAGCAGGACAGATCCAAACATGTTAGTAATCACCTACACTTCAGAACACAACCATCCATGGCCAACTCAAAGAAATGCCCTTGCTGGATCAACAAGGTCTCAACCTAATAATTCCAAACACACTATCATACCAAATAATCCTCAATCCCAAACCGATACAGACGATCAACAAAAAGATAATGCTGTGAGCATTTCAAAAGTAAAAGAAGAGGTGGCTGAAGAAGAAGCTGTTCATAATCACAAACTAGTAGAAATGCGCGATGACGAGGAGTTTTCTAAAGATAGTTATCAGCCAATAATGTTACCAGATTCATCAAACCAGTGTCATGAGGATTTCTTTGCAGATTTAGTTGAACTCGAAGCTGACCCTCTAAACCTTTTGTTTGCCAAAACTCTATCAGGAGATATAAATGACTCGAGACCGAAGGAGGACATCGAATCATTCAACATGTACGATTGGAGCAAAGACGGTAAcaccagcaacaacaacaacaagccCGACACATTATAA